One Dictyoglomus thermophilum H-6-12 DNA window includes the following coding sequences:
- a CDS encoding ABC transporter ATP-binding protein: MRRDDKTSRGQLPQRGFGPRPFGGPGRGGPHFNFEKVEIKDPWGTLKKLLKYMVLYKWGFIFAFLLVVISSILGIIGPYLIGRAIDLYILPRRFEGFFNFLLLLGGIYLLSSFLAWLQGYIMLKTTQSLVFTLRRDLFNKFHSLPIKFFDLRPYGDLMSRITNDVDNISMVLATSVIQFLSAVVSLTGIIIMMLRISLPMTLVSLLNIPLTIILTNFISKKTRNYFYANQTLLGKLNGIIEEDISGLKIIKIFNREEKEIRKFEEVNNDLTQVGIRAQIFSGSIGPLMNLLNNLGFALIAGVGGFFAYRKMITVGDITVFINYSRQFTRPINELANQYNMIQSAIASAERLFEIMDEEDEKDTVDGAVELQDIKGEVEFKNVWFSYVKEKPVIKNVSFHVKPGEIFALVGPTGAGKTTIASLVARFYDVDEGEILIDGIDIRRIRRRDLRKYLGIVLQDTLLFSTTVRENIRYGRLDATDEEVEEAAKLAHAHDFIIKLPQGYDTVLSEDGGRLSQGQRQLIAIARAILANPRILILDEATSNVDTVTEKYIQKAMLNLMSGRTSFVIAHRLSTVKNADMILVINNGEIIERGTHEELIRKKGFYYHLYMSQFADEVEIK; the protein is encoded by the coding sequence ATGCGTAGAGATGATAAAACATCAAGAGGTCAACTTCCTCAAAGAGGTTTTGGTCCAAGACCGTTTGGTGGTCCTGGAAGAGGGGGGCCTCATTTTAATTTTGAGAAGGTAGAAATAAAGGATCCTTGGGGTACTCTAAAAAAGCTATTGAAATATATGGTTTTATATAAATGGGGATTTATTTTTGCGTTCCTACTTGTAGTTATCTCATCTATTTTAGGTATAATTGGGCCATATCTTATAGGCCGTGCTATAGATTTATATATATTGCCAAGAAGATTTGAAGGGTTTTTTAATTTTCTTCTCCTTCTTGGTGGAATTTATCTTCTTTCTTCATTTCTTGCTTGGCTTCAAGGTTACATAATGTTGAAGACTACCCAGAGTTTAGTCTTCACTTTAAGAAGGGATTTGTTTAATAAATTCCATTCTTTGCCTATAAAGTTTTTTGACCTTCGCCCTTATGGAGACTTAATGAGTAGGATAACCAATGATGTTGATAACATTAGTATGGTTTTAGCAACTAGTGTAATTCAATTCTTATCTGCAGTTGTTAGCTTGACAGGAATAATAATCATGATGCTTCGAATAAGTTTACCTATGACTCTTGTAAGTTTGTTAAACATTCCACTAACTATTATCTTGACAAACTTTATTTCTAAAAAAACTAGAAATTACTTTTATGCAAACCAAACTCTTCTTGGTAAATTGAATGGAATCATAGAAGAAGATATCTCGGGTTTAAAGATAATTAAAATATTTAACAGAGAGGAAAAAGAAATTAGAAAATTTGAAGAAGTAAATAATGATCTTACTCAAGTGGGTATAAGAGCCCAAATTTTTTCTGGTAGTATAGGACCTTTAATGAACCTTTTGAATAACTTGGGTTTTGCCCTCATAGCAGGGGTAGGAGGATTTTTTGCTTATAGAAAAATGATTACTGTAGGAGATATTACTGTTTTTATAAACTATTCACGACAATTCACAAGACCTATAAATGAACTTGCTAATCAATATAACATGATTCAGTCCGCTATTGCCAGTGCAGAAAGACTCTTTGAGATTATGGATGAAGAGGATGAGAAAGATACTGTGGATGGAGCAGTTGAATTACAAGATATTAAAGGCGAGGTTGAGTTTAAGAATGTATGGTTTTCATATGTTAAAGAAAAGCCTGTGATAAAGAATGTAAGTTTTCATGTAAAACCAGGAGAGATTTTTGCCCTTGTTGGGCCTACAGGAGCAGGTAAAACTACTATCGCGAGTCTGGTGGCTAGATTTTATGATGTAGATGAAGGGGAAATTTTGATTGATGGAATAGATATTAGAAGGATAAGAAGAAGAGATTTGAGGAAGTATCTTGGAATTGTTCTTCAGGATACCCTTCTCTTTTCTACTACCGTAAGGGAAAATATAAGATATGGAAGATTAGATGCTACAGATGAAGAGGTTGAAGAGGCTGCCAAATTGGCTCATGCTCATGATTTCATAATTAAGCTTCCTCAGGGATACGATACAGTGCTTTCTGAGGATGGTGGTAGACTCAGTCAAGGACAAAGGCAGTTGATTGCTATTGCGAGGGCTATTCTTGCAAATCCCAGAATTCTTATTCTTGATGAAGCTACCAGTAATGTAGACACGGTTACAGAAAAATATATTCAAAAGGCAATGTTGAACTTGATGTCAGGCAGAACAAGTTTTGTTATAGCTCATAGATTGTCTACGGTAAAGAATGCAGATATGATTTTAGTAATAAATAATGGAGAGATAATAGAAAGGGGAACCCATGAAGAACTTATAAGAAAGAAAGGTTTTTATTATCATCTCTATATGAGCCAGTTTGCCGACGAAGTGGAAATAAAATAA
- a CDS encoding sugar-binding protein, with protein MRRSLLLAILLIFGLFLSLTFGQTLTATAKYGKPKIDAEMDEVWKNAEEYVTDRYVQGVKGKVAYAKFRVLWDEESIYVWAEVYDSVLNKDNTNPWEQDSVEIFVDEGNEKATSYDNNDAQYRVNFENVQSYGTNASRDYFVTATKKTDFGYIVEAQVKMRTRKLKEGDVIGFDVQVNDADRFGSRVGIIAWNETENENWRNPSYLGNLKLVK; from the coding sequence GTGAGAAGGTCACTACTTCTTGCTATTCTTTTGATTTTTGGGCTCTTCCTTTCTTTGACCTTTGGACAAACTTTAACTGCAACAGCTAAGTATGGTAAACCTAAGATTGATGCAGAGATGGATGAGGTATGGAAGAATGCTGAAGAGTATGTTACTGATCGCTATGTACAAGGGGTAAAGGGGAAGGTGGCATATGCAAAATTTAGAGTACTTTGGGACGAAGAAAGTATATATGTTTGGGCTGAGGTTTATGATTCAGTCCTGAATAAGGATAATACAAATCCTTGGGAGCAAGATTCTGTAGAGATATTTGTAGATGAAGGAAATGAAAAGGCAACATCCTATGATAACAATGATGCTCAATACAGAGTCAATTTTGAAAATGTGCAAAGCTATGGTACTAATGCCTCTCGTGATTACTTTGTAACAGCCACAAAGAAAACTGATTTTGGTTATATTGTAGAGGCACAGGTAAAGATGAGAACAAGGAAATTAAAGGAAGGAGATGTAATTGGATTTGATGTACAAGTAAATGATGCAGACAGGTTTGGAAGTAGAGTTGGAATCATTGCATGGAACGAAACTGAAAATGAAAACTGGAGAAATCCATCTTACCTTGGAAACTTAAAGCTTGTTAAGTAA
- a CDS encoding DMT family transporter: protein MKRIIGLILVIIACLFWSISFSVSKILLKTLSPFELAFIRFFLASIFSLIVFLPKIKKASFNRKYQKPLFIAGLFGVTLYFIFENTGLKFTDASEGALIVGSFPALGLLTEYILHKEKLPLNRILGVLLSISGVFLIMSDSGLNLKFNNLFGDFLILLSGVSWVIYNWEIKKVNQKYPYEILTTFQMIWGSILFLPFLMFTGLKIPKTLDALIGIFFLSFFCSGLGYLFYNYGLKTLSVSQVMNILNLIPLFGAIWGVIYLKETLTLIKIVGGILIILGVSLSSSK, encoded by the coding sequence ATGAAAAGAATAATTGGACTAATATTGGTCATAATTGCGTGTCTATTTTGGAGTATATCCTTCTCAGTATCCAAAATACTCCTCAAAACTCTTTCTCCCTTTGAGCTTGCCTTTATTAGATTTTTTCTTGCGTCTATTTTTTCCTTAATCGTATTTTTACCTAAAATAAAGAAAGCCTCGTTTAACCGGAAATATCAAAAACCACTTTTTATCGCAGGTCTTTTTGGAGTTACTTTATACTTTATATTCGAAAACACAGGTTTAAAATTTACCGATGCATCAGAAGGAGCACTCATAGTGGGATCTTTTCCTGCTTTAGGACTTCTAACAGAGTACATACTTCACAAAGAAAAACTTCCTTTAAATCGAATATTAGGTGTTCTTCTTTCCATCTCTGGAGTTTTTCTAATTATGAGTGATTCTGGATTAAATTTAAAATTTAATAACCTTTTTGGAGATTTCTTAATTTTGCTTTCTGGAGTTTCTTGGGTAATATACAACTGGGAGATTAAAAAAGTTAATCAAAAATATCCTTATGAAATACTTACCACCTTTCAAATGATATGGGGGTCCATCTTATTCTTACCCTTTCTTATGTTTACAGGATTAAAAATTCCAAAAACTTTGGATGCATTAATTGGCATATTCTTTCTCTCCTTTTTTTGCTCAGGACTTGGATATCTTTTTTACAACTATGGTTTAAAAACTCTATCGGTAAGCCAAGTGATGAATATTTTGAATCTAATTCCACTTTTCGGAGCCATATGGGGAGTAATTTATCTAAAAGAAACTTTAACCCTTATAAAAATAGTTGGGGGAATATTAATCATTTTAGGGGTAAGTTTATCTTCTTCAAAATAA
- a CDS encoding LptM family lipoprotein — MKKIIGLMLVIFLLFFVSGCVKQEPQPDKDLSNDDLNNIWETVENNGTSFGLYTIALSANLGFFSVSKPVPSNLIEKLPTAKSVDKLTIEANWQGPDADGWYTQTSNNDYVKVRYYSSLKKLEFKSRTDLTDILGFIVEENGSLIFNKNIRDETEGAYPVSGSVSIYFLAPSTSDPNKMNKFGFTLSFSNVGITYLSQFKNIGILTGSMSLYVTLIDYDNNINVNNKLMASFTSQVQGADSEDPVLVISGSKDKDGDPTTDDGYDNFELNLHLAKLLL; from the coding sequence GTGAAAAAAATAATAGGTTTGATGCTTGTAATCTTTTTGCTTTTCTTTGTCTCTGGATGTGTGAAACAAGAACCTCAACCAGATAAAGATCTAAGCAATGATGATTTGAACAATATTTGGGAAACAGTTGAGAATAATGGCACAAGTTTTGGTCTCTATACTATTGCTCTTTCAGCAAATTTAGGGTTTTTTTCTGTCTCAAAACCAGTTCCTTCTAATTTAATTGAAAAGCTTCCTACAGCAAAATCTGTAGATAAGCTTACTATTGAGGCTAATTGGCAGGGTCCTGATGCCGATGGATGGTATACTCAAACAAGTAATAATGATTATGTAAAAGTTAGATATTATTCTTCCCTTAAAAAATTAGAATTTAAATCAAGGACAGATTTAACAGACATATTAGGGTTTATTGTAGAAGAGAATGGGTCTTTAATTTTTAATAAAAATATTAGAGATGAAACTGAGGGAGCTTACCCTGTAAGTGGAAGTGTATCTATTTATTTTCTTGCCCCATCTACAAGTGATCCAAATAAAATGAATAAATTTGGTTTTACACTTTCTTTTAGTAATGTTGGTATAACTTATCTTTCTCAGTTTAAAAATATAGGTATTCTTACGGGAAGTATGTCTCTTTATGTAACGCTAATTGACTATGATAATAATATTAATGTGAATAACAAATTGATGGCAAGTTTCACTTCACAGGTTCAAGGGGCAGATTCTGAGGATCCAGTTTTAGTAATATCGGGCTCAAAAGATAAGGATGGAGATCCAACCACTGATGATGGTTATGATAACTTTGAGTTAAATCTTCATCTTGCTAAGTTACTACTATAA
- the iolB gene encoding 5-deoxy-glucuronate isomerase encodes MFKKVKLQTGLNNLVKPGEMQFIELDIFKGEKGDNYNFNSQDYEIGLVILTGKCNVEIDGERYNLIGARRNVFDGNAYAFYIPNNKEVKIEALELLEVAICKTKVKTEEEVKLIKPSDVVVRDVGVYNWRRDVKDIIDTRIRAKRLLIGETINPPGNWSSYPPHKHDTDNYPEEVRMEEVYFYRVNPPSGFGLQRVYTAEGDIDEVFLIENDSLLLINRGYHPVVAAPGYQLYYLWILAGEIRESIMYDDPKHKWLRAVEKIMKEAKR; translated from the coding sequence ATGTTTAAGAAAGTTAAGCTTCAAACCGGACTAAATAATCTTGTTAAACCTGGGGAAATGCAGTTTATAGAGTTAGATATTTTCAAGGGAGAAAAAGGAGATAACTACAATTTTAATTCTCAAGATTATGAGATTGGACTTGTAATTCTTACAGGTAAATGTAATGTAGAAATTGATGGCGAGAGGTATAACCTTATTGGAGCAAGGAGAAATGTTTTTGATGGTAATGCTTATGCTTTTTACATACCAAACAATAAAGAGGTTAAAATTGAGGCTTTGGAACTTCTTGAGGTTGCTATTTGTAAAACAAAGGTAAAGACTGAGGAAGAGGTTAAATTGATAAAGCCAAGTGATGTAGTAGTAAGGGACGTAGGGGTGTATAATTGGAGGAGAGATGTAAAGGATATTATTGATACGAGAATTAGGGCAAAGAGGCTCCTTATAGGAGAAACTATAAATCCACCCGGAAATTGGTCTAGTTATCCACCTCATAAACACGACACTGATAATTATCCTGAAGAGGTAAGAATGGAGGAGGTTTATTTTTATAGAGTAAACCCTCCTTCTGGTTTCGGTCTTCAAAGAGTTTATACTGCTGAGGGGGATATTGATGAGGTATTTCTTATTGAAAATGATAGTTTGCTTTTAATAAATAGAGGATACCATCCTGTTGTAGCTGCACCCGGTTATCAACTATACTACTTGTGGATACTTGCAGGAGAGATTAGGGAATCAATTATGTATGATGATCCTAAACATAAGTGGTTGAGGGCTGTGGAGAAAATTATGAAAGAAGCAAAAAGATAG
- a CDS encoding bifunctional 4-hydroxy-2-oxoglutarate aldolase/2-dehydro-3-deoxy-phosphogluconate aldolase, giving the protein MGNRFEILEKMIECGIVAVIRTDSPEDLIPVTKALKEGGIIALEVTMTVPSAIEYLPKVKKELGNDAIVGMGTVLDPETARLAILAGADFIVSPVLKKEIINLCHRYDKIAIPGAYTPTEILTAWEEGADVVKLFPADTLGPKYIKAIHGPMPYIRISPTGGVSLENVGEFIKAGACFVGVGGNLVDKKVIAEKKFEILTERAKEYIEAIKKARS; this is encoded by the coding sequence ATGGGGAATAGATTTGAGATTTTAGAAAAAATGATTGAATGTGGTATTGTAGCAGTTATAAGAACTGATTCTCCCGAGGATCTTATCCCTGTTACAAAAGCCCTAAAAGAGGGTGGAATTATAGCTCTGGAAGTTACTATGACGGTTCCATCAGCTATTGAATATCTGCCAAAAGTAAAAAAAGAGTTGGGCAATGATGCTATAGTTGGTATGGGTACGGTCCTTGATCCTGAGACTGCGAGATTAGCCATCCTTGCAGGTGCTGATTTTATTGTGTCGCCTGTTTTGAAAAAAGAGATTATAAATCTTTGCCACCGCTACGATAAGATAGCTATTCCTGGGGCATATACTCCTACTGAGATCTTAACTGCCTGGGAAGAAGGAGCTGATGTAGTAAAATTATTTCCTGCAGACACTCTTGGTCCTAAATACATAAAAGCCATACATGGACCTATGCCTTATATTAGGATCTCTCCTACAGGTGGTGTGAGCCTTGAGAATGTAGGAGAATTTATAAAGGCAGGAGCATGTTTTGTAGGAGTAGGAGGAAACCTTGTAGATAAAAAAGTTATAGCTGAAAAGAAGTTTGAGATTCTTACAGAAAGGGCTAAAGAGTATATAGAAGCTATAAAGAAGGCAAGAAGTTAA